The Nitrospirae bacterium CG2_30_53_67 genome contains the following window.
TGGCCGGGGGATTGCCGCCTGATCAGAACAAGGCCCATATCGGGAAGCTCCCTCTGGTTGAACTGCCGGCTGCCGATGCGGAGAACGACATTCTGGCGATCATCCTCTCCGGCGACGGTGGATGGGCCGATCTCGACCGGGACTTCGGATATGCATTCCAGAAAATGGGGGTATCGACCATCGGCTTCGACAGCCTGAAGTATTTCTGGAAGCCGCGCAAACCATCCGAGGTTTCGCGCGACCTGGGTGAGGTTGTGAGGTATTACATGAAGGCATGGAATAAGCAGAGCGTGCTGCTGGTCGGTTACTCCTTCGGCGCCTCCTGGCTCCCCTTTCTTGTCAACCGTCTTCCACTGGATATCCAGGCCCATGTCAGGCTGGTTGCCCTGCTGGCGCCTGGAGACTATGCCAATGTCGAGATCCACGTTGGGGACTGGATCAGGGACGAGCGGCGCCCCGGTGCGCTAAACGTTCCGCCGGAGGCGGCGCGCATCCAGCGCCCTGTGCTCTGCGTCTATGGCGAGGAGGAAGAAAGTGAATCCATCTGTCCGGGGCTCAAGGGAGATGATGTTCACATCCTGCGTATGAAGAGCGGCCACCACTTCGGCGGTGACTACGCCACCATAGAGAACACCATCCTGAATTTCGTGAAACCCGTTACACCTCATCCTGTCCCCATTGGAAATTTCATGCGATGACTTATCAACAGGTTTTCAGTACCATTTTTTCTTCTTGAAATAGAACAGCATGGCCGATGTGACCCCGATGATCACCATCCAGGTGAGAAGATATCCATAACGCCATTTCAGTTCCGGCATGTATTCGAAATTCATTCCGTAAACACCAACGATGAACGTAGTGGGAATGAACAGGGTGGCGATGACGGTCAAGACCTTCATGACCTCGTTCATTTTGTTGCTGATGCTCGACAGGTAGAGGTCGAGCATACCCGAGGTCATGTCACGGAATATCTCGATGGTATCCATGGCCTGGATGGTATGGTCGTACACGTCCCGGAGGAAGATCCCGGTGGACTCCTTGATCAGGGGGGATTCGCCTCTCTCAAGGCTGTTCACAACCTCCCGGAGAGGCCAGACCGACTTCCGTAACAGGATCATCTCTTTCTTCAGGCCGTGGATCGCATGCATGGTTTCCGTCCTGGGGGCGCTTACCAGCACTTCTTCAATCTCCTCGATCCACTCTCCGATATGCTCCAGGATCAAGAAGTAGCTGTCTACCACGGCATCGATCAGGGAGTAAGCCAGATAGTCGGCTCCCATCTTCCGGATTTTCATGTTTGATTTCCGGATCCTTTCCCGGATGGGATTGAAGACGTCCCTTTCTTTCTCCTCCTGAAAGGAGATCACGAAGTTTGAACCGAGCACCAGGCTGACCTGTTCGGTCTCAATCCGGTGGGCTGCCTTGTCCCAGTAAAGCATCTTCATGACGATAAATATATATTCAGGGAAATCCTCCATCTTCGGCCGCTGTTCCGTATTCACGATGTCCTCGAGGGTCAGGGCATGCAGTTTAAAAAGCTGCCCGATCTTTTCTATGATCTTAAGATCATGAACGCCGTCTATGTTGATCCATGTGACCGTCGGCCTCTCCTTGAAGGGTAGGCATTCTTCAACCGTTTGAGCTTCTTTCTCTTCTAATTGTGTTTCATTATAATCCATGATTGTAATTTTAAGCTTCTCCGTTTTTTTCTCGCCTATGTGGACCAGGGTTCCCGGCGGGAGTCCGGCCTTTTGAGATCTTTTCTTGGTTATTTTAGACATGGCCCCCTCCTCTTTCAGCGCAGAATGCAGTCAACTTTTTTTTCAGTCTCTTTATTGACGAATACGATGAATATAACAAATAATATGGCCGAAAG
Protein-coding sequences here:
- a CDS encoding magnesium and cobalt transport protein CorA, yielding MSKITKKRSQKAGLPPGTLVHIGEKKTEKLKITIMDYNETQLEEKEAQTVEECLPFKERPTVTWINIDGVHDLKIIEKIGQLFKLHALTLEDIVNTEQRPKMEDFPEYIFIVMKMLYWDKAAHRIETEQVSLVLGSNFVISFQEEKERDVFNPIRERIRKSNMKIRKMGADYLAYSLIDAVVDSYFLILEHIGEWIEEIEEVLVSAPRTETMHAIHGLKKEMILLRKSVWPLREVVNSLERGESPLIKESTGIFLRDVYDHTIQAMDTIEIFRDMTSGMLDLYLSSISNKMNEVMKVLTVIATLFIPTTFIVGVYGMNFEYMPELKWRYGYLLTWMVIIGVTSAMLFYFKKKKWY